The following nucleotide sequence is from Caldicellulosiruptor saccharolyticus DSM 8903.
TATATCATCCCACACACAGCAGTGTGGGACAATACCTTTTTTGGGGCTCGGCTCTTTTTGAAGTGGAAAAAGAGCCGAGCATTTTGTTTTGTCGGGTGGGAGATTCAAACACTTTACACTTTGTGTTGGTAATTTATGTAATATTTTTAATTTTTAGTTGTTTTTCCATGAAATCTTAGTAATCGTTTACGCTAAATAAAATATACTACGTTTTGTTTAACTTGTCAATATGTTTTTAAAAAAACTTTATCAATTTGTGAAGTTTGTATTCTTTGTAGACTCTCTCGGAATGATTGAAGTATCCAAGATATATTTACCTTTGCTAACAACTCCTCCTTTCAGAATATCTATCAAAAGCCTTGCAGCAAGCTTCCCCATTTCATAACGTGGTTGATGGACTGTGGTAATTTTAGGTGTAACCATTGAAGCAAGTTCTATATCATCAAACCCCATAATCCCAAGTTCATCTGGAATTGAAATCCCAAGTTCTTTTGCCGCATCACACGCTCCAATTGCCATCTCATCATTCGAACAGAAAATGGCATCTGGGGGCTCTGGCATAGTCAACAGTTCTTTTGCAAGCTTATATCCACTTTCATATTTATAATCACCATATTTTATATATTTCTCGTTGGCTCCAAGTCCAAGATTTTCAAGCGCCATTTTATAGCCTTTGAGTCTATCTTGCGAAAGAAGTGCTCCAATCTTGCCAGTAATTTTAGCTATTTTTCTATATCCACACTTGTATAAAAACATAGTCGCATCATAAGCTGCTTTGAAGTTGTCAATGCACACTGTCACAAGTTCATCTGAAAAATAATCAGAAATGACTACCATTTTAAACTGCTTTGATAGTTCAACAATTCTCTGTGGTTCGCTGAGGCTTCCTGTAAGAAGTATCCCATCTGCTATTTGACCCTTCATCATTTTATAATACTCTTCTTCTATTTTTTGGGAATCTGAAAAATTGCCAAGAATTATATTATAACCATTTTCTCTTGCCTCGACTTCAATCCCTTTTATTAGCTTATTGAAAAAGTAGTTCTCTATATCAGGTATCATAACCAAGATATTTTTTGTCTGCTTACTTCTCAATTTCCTTGCTGTCTGGTTCGGAGTATATCCTAAACTGTCTACCAGTTTTAATATCTCTTCCCTTTTTTCCTGACTCACACCTTCCTTTCCACTTAGTGCTCTTGAAATTGTTGCAACAGAATAGCCTGTTAGTTTTGCTATGTCTTTGATTGTATACTTCATATTTCATCCCAGCCCTTCTTTTTATCAGTAATCGTTTTCGTATTTATTTTAAAATATATCAGGTTACTTTAGCGAAATCAATACATATTTTGTATAAAATAAGCTAAAATTTGTTGAACAAATATAATAAAAAAACCACCGGCAATTTACTCCCTTGTGTGCAATACTGTCTTGGGGCTAATTTCTTTTTGTATTTTTATAGGACACATATAACAACTCTAATCTGTATTCAAAATTTCTACATTAAGCTTTGAAAATGCTTTTTTATCAAAAGTAAATATTCTATTGTTTCCTGATTTTGCTATGTGATGAAAAAGATATGCAGCAATGAAATCAACGTTGCTCTCTTTGTAACTTTTGATCGCAAAAAGAACAATATCCGCTTCTTCCGCTTCAATGCCATCAGAACATATACAGGCACTCAGAATATCATACAACCTCTGTAATTGTAATTGCTGCAACAAACAGTTTTAACTTTCCCTGTTCGGCTTTAAGTATAATCTTCTGAGCTTTTTGAAAAAACTCCTCGTGGTCATGCAATACATATCTCAAAAATTACATTCGCATCGAATCATACTTTTTCCATCATGTTGTGTCTCCCTTGCTCTCTTTCTTACCCAGATTTCTTTTGTTGCATTAGTTTCATGGTCCAAATCTATAAATGCGATTGATGATTTTAGAGAACCTCCAAGCTCTGATAGTTTTCGTTTTTTTATCACTTCAATTACAACTTTGCCGTTGTCTAGAACAGTGAAAAGTACACTGTCTCCTATCTTCTCCCCACCAATAATTTTCCTTATCTCAGCGGGCAATTCTACTTGCCCTCTTCCAATAATCTTTGACGTTGCATGTATCATACAAAATACCTTCTATATTAATCGCTCTAAGTTTATCGTAACCCATGAAATTAAAATTTAAATGAATGAATTTATCGTTCATTAAGCGGTGTGCGAATGGGAAAAGCCCAACAACGACTTGAAATAATATTGACAAACCAATTAAAACTGTATATACTGTATATATACAGTATGCAAAAGGGGAAAGAAAAATGTGCTAAAGCTTGTGATTTCGCAAATGTCAAACCAGCCCATATATGAACAAATCAAAAATCAAATAAAGAAGCAGATAATAGAAGGAAGTCTTAAGGCAGGAGATGGTCTTCCATCAATCAGGGTTTTGGCAAAAGAGCTGAATGTAAGTGTTATCACCACAAAAAGAGCATATGAAGAGCTTGAAAAAGAAGGGTTTATTGTCACAGTGCCGGCAAGAAGAACGTTTGTTGCTGGGATTGATAGAGAAAAGATTTCTACTTTGGGCCTTCAAGAAATTGAAAATGATTTAAAAGCTATTGTTCAGAAAGCAAAAATACTTGGAGTTGACCTAAAAAAGCTTTTAGAAACAATTGAAAGATTGTATAAAGGAGAGGAAGGTCAAAGATGATTGCCTTGAAAGTAAAAAACCTTACAAAATCCTACAAAAACTTTAGGCTTGAAATTTCAGAGCTTACTTTAGAAAGTGGCTATATCATGGGGCTTTTGGGAAAAAACGGCGCTGGAAAAACCACTTTGATAAAGTGTATACTTGACCTTGCAAAAAAGGAAAGTGGAGAGGTTTTCATATTCGAAAAGCCTTTTAATTGTGATGAAATTGAGATAAAACAAAGGCTTGGAGTTGTATTAGAAACTCCAATTTTGCCGGGTCAGTTAAAACCGAAAGATGTAAAAGAGATAATGAAGTCATTTTACAAAAACTGGGATGATAGGCTTTACAACAAGCTCTGTGACCTTTTTGAAATTGACCAGAACAAAAAAATAATTCACCTCTCAAAAGGAACTGTGATGAAACTGTCTATTGCTCTAGCTTTAGCTATAAGACCTGACTTTTTGATTTTAGATGAACCAACATCTGGGCTTGACCCTGTTGCAAGGAATCAGTTTGTTGAGATTCTGCAGAGTTTTGTTCAGTCTGAAGAAAAAGCTGTATTTTACTCAACTCACATAGTCTCTGATATTGAGAATGTTGCAGACTTTGTGACAATCATAGATAATGGTAAAATCATCTTTTCTTCATCGCGTGAAAGCATTGAAGAGGATTATTGTATAGTAAAAGGACCTGCTTCAGAGAGTAACAAAATCCCACAAAGTATAGTTTTATCTTGTAAAAAAGGTTCATTTTTGTTTGAAGCTCTTTGCAAAAAGAAAGAGATTGAAAAGTTTATTGAGCCAGGCTTTGTTGTTGAAAAACCATCAATTGAAAAGTTCTATGTAATGCTTGTGAGAAGGGATGAAAAGGATGAAGTTTTGGAAACTCTATAGAAAAAGTATATATACATCTATTTTGTATTTCTTTCTATACATTATTATTCTTTGGATAGTTGGTAGCCTATTAAATCCACCAGCATCTGCTACTATATTCTGGGAAGAATATTTATCTTACTTTTTTGTAGCTATTTTTCTTATATTTACTATGTTAAATAATCCTTTTACGTCAAATAGTTTTTCGTATGAAATGTCTTTGAGTTTATTATTACCTATTAAAAAATGGCAAATTGTAATTAGTCGATTTTTAAAAGACGGATTTTTATTGCTAATATTTCAATTTATTAGTCTGATTGGATATTTATTTATAGTTAATATTGATTCTTCTTACCTTATACATGAGTTTAACAGCAAACTTTTGTCATATATATTTACGGAATTTGTTATGATAACAGTTCTTCAGCCTGTTTTTATTGCATTTAGAAAATCAATCCCAAAAAACTTGTATACCATACTCCTTATATTTTGTTTTTACTTTGGAGTACCTTTTGTTTTTGCTGAACCTTTGCAAATTTTGTATCATAAAATTAAAATTTTTGAATCAATATGCATACTGACAGCTGTTTCGCTTGCATATATTGCTGTATTGATGGTTATTTCATTTATTATTTCATACAGAATTCTTTCAAACAGTGATTTTTAAAATAAATCCTAAAGGAGCGAGGTTAAAAATGCTTGTTTACTTTAAATTATTCAAAAAGAATAAGATTATTCCATGTATTGTTTTTCTTATTCTTCTTTTGTTTATTGCCCTGCTTATTAATAAAACAGGTAAAATTGATACTTTTATATTTTTTGCAACTATTTATAGCATGTTCATTTTAGTAATGCTGCTTACAATAAAATCAAGTTTTTTTGCTCAAAATACAAAACTCCGTGAAATGTATGGCAGTATATCTTATGCTTCTCTGCTCTTTTTACTGCCTATTAAAAGAAATAAGATTGTTGCTTTGGAGCTTATTTCAGATGTTATTCTAATCTTGATATATATTCTCTTTCTTAACATCGGAATGTTAATCTTAAAAGTGTTTAATTTAACCCACTCATACATTTTCATTTTATCTTTCTTCTGGATTTTCTCTATTGTACTTGTATGGTATTCTATCTGTACTATCCTATATTCACTGCTCTACTTTATTAAAAATTCAGCTTTCCAAACAATTTATAACACTATTGTAAACTTTATAATAATATTAGCTGCTTACATACCTTTCTGGTTTGGTCTTCGTCTTTCAGAAATTCATAAAAGAGAGGAAAAATTTATTACAAATTTATATACAAACCATAAAAGTGCTTTAATAGTCTTATTTGTATCAATAATACTGTTTTTAATTTCATTTATTGTAAACAAAGCTGCAATTTACAGGCGAGAAATCTAAACTGCTTTTTATAAATATACAGCGGAAAAGTTATGTATAACGTGAGGTGAAATAAATGCATAAATTTATGCCTCATCCCAGTGAGATTAAAATGCATCTTTTAATTATCGGATTTTTTACAGTCCTCTGGTTTTGTTTAAATTTCTTTCTGTTAAATGATAATAGCAATAATTTTGATAGAAATGCATATTCTGCATTTGTAATTGCATTCTCTCTTCTTATTCCGCAAGTTTTTGTAGTTTCTAAAATAGCTTTATTTTTTGATAAGAGTCCTGTAAAATCTAATTATATATTGGATTCTGTTTTAAAATTTTACTTTTTGTTGCCTGTAAAAAGAAAAACAATTGCTTTTTGGATATTTACCAATGATATTATTTTTTCATTCTTATACTGCTCTGCCTTTTTTATCTCAAGTTTGTTTGCAATTTTTAGCAAACCAAATAGGGTCGAACTTAATATACTTTTGTTTTTTGTTTCACCACTTGCCACTAACTTGTTATCTATTTCATTGTTTTTATTACTTTATTCTTTTCCGCATTTTGTTAAAAACAAAATGTTAAAATCATTATCTGAATTGTTGTATGGACTGTTACCTTTCTTTCTCTTGATTATTCTTATAATAGTATTAGCTTTAGCAGAAACTGCAACAGCATCAAACGACAATTTAATAGCATCTATTGTGAATCTGTACAAAAATAGTCTCTGGTCACTAACATATTTGCTGATTTCGATAATTTTGCTCATCAGTTCATACATCGCTGTTTTTGCTTCATTCTACAGACAGGAGGGGTGATATACAAAAATAGGTGCTTTAACAATTATAAATAGTGCCTATCAAAAATATGTAAAAAGGAGGCTACTTTGTGTATGATTCAACTCATTGAACTTACCAAAGACTTTGGAAAAGTCAGGGCGGTTGACAGGCTATCTTTTACCATCAACAAGGGCGAAATCTTTGGGCTCCTTGGTGAAAACGGAGCTGGAAAGACAACAACTTTAAGGATGCTTGCAACAATGATAAAACCCACACATGGCACTGCTATAATTGACGGACTTGACATCACAAAAGAGCCTGAAAAGGTAAGGCGCAAGATAGGAATTCTCTTTGGGAGTGAAAGCGGGCTATATAGCAGGCTTACTGCAAGGGAGAACATTGAATATTTTGCTACTTTGCACGACATGAAAAAAGATGAAATTAAAAAGCGGATTGATGAGCTTGTAGAAAGGTTTCAGATGCAAGAGTTTATCGACAAGCCTGCTGGTAAATTCTCAAAAGGTATGAAACAAAAGGTGTGCTTTGTGCGATCTATCATCCATGACCCTGATGTAATGCTTTTTGATGAGCCAACAAACTCTTTGGACGTCACAAGTGCAAAAGAGGTGCATGACTTTATCAGGCTTTGCAAACAAGAAGGAAGGACTATAATCTTTTCAAGCCATACAATGAGTGAGGTCGAAAAGCTTTGTGACAGGGTTGCAATAATACACAAAGGAAAGCTTGTTGCAATTGGCACAATTGATGAGATAAAGCAAAGATTTTCTGGAGCAAGCTTTGAAGATGTATTTATTAGATTGGTAGGTGATAACAGATGAGAATAAATATGAAGCATGTGTGGATTGTGCTTAAAAAAGAATTAAAGGATGCTTTTAGAGATAGACGCGCTCTTTTTATGAACTTCATCCTGCCTATACTTACAACACCCCTTATGCTTCTTGTGATAATCTATGCAACTAAGTCTGCATATGAGGTTAAACCTGAAAAAACAAAGATTTGCATCACGGGTGAGCAATATGCAAAACAACTTGTTGACCTAATCAAAAACTCTCAGTTTGACATTGTTCAATCTTCAAATCCAAAGAAGGATTTGCAAGATGGAAAAATTAAGGCAGTGATTGAAATTCCACAAAATTTTTCTGACCACCTTTCAAAAGAAAAGCAGGTTAATATAAAGATTTTAGTTGATGGGTCTGATTCAAAATCATCAAATGTTGGTTTAATATTGAGCGAAATCATAACTGACTACGCAAAAAACATAACAAAACAGAGGCTTTTGTCCAAAAATATCAACCCTGAAATTATTGAGCCTATTGTCATTACAAAAGAAAACGTTGCACCACCCCGCAAAATGGCGTTGTTTTTGCTGGCAATACTTGTCCCTATGTTTGTAGTGCTCAATACCTCACTTGGTGGCATTAATGTTGCTATTGACATAACAGCTGGTGAAAAGGAAAGGGGAACTCTTGAGCCACTTTTAACAACTGCTGCATCACGCATCTCACTTGTAACAGGCAAATACATATCAGTTTCAATCATGGCAATAATAAGCGGAGTTACCTCACTAATAGGGCTTGGACTTACATTTTGGTTTTTGCCGTTGGCCTTTGGAGAAAATGCAACAAAAGAATTGGGAGATATAGCAGCCCTTGCCCTTCCTGCATCTATTTACTTTGTAATGTTTATTGTTGTGGTGTTGACAGCTATAATTTTCAGTGCAGTTGAAGTTGCCATTGCCTCATATGCAAGGTCGTTCAAAGAGGCTCAAACTTATCTTACACCTATTACCTTTTTGGTGCTAATCCTCGCTTACTTCACAATGTATAAAACACCAAATGACTTGGTAGGTTCTTACTTTATCATACCGCTTATCAATTCACTTGCAATATTTAAAGAGCTAATATATGGAATCATAAATATTCAGCACTTGTTATTATTCATAGTTTCTTCAACTGTATATCTTGTTGCCTCTATTATATTTGCATCAAAGATGTTTGAAAATGAGAAGGTGCTGTTTAGAAGCTGATAGTAAAAATTGTAACTTACCACAATCTCATTTGAAATTCTACTAAGTTAATTAAGTTATTTAAACAATTTAAAAACTGAGTAAACAGTAAGGAGAAATGAAGATAGTAATTTGTGTGTAAATGGAACTTTAGTGAAACTAAAGAATATGAAAATTCTGCTTAATGTTTCAATGCAAGTAAATTTAGAAGGGCTGGTGATGTTCAAATAAAGCCAGCCCCCTGCTATTTTTAAATGCCAAACATGTATTATTTCTCTTAGCTTTAAGAGGTATATTTTTATGATTTCTTCCTAGACATAATATCAAGCCAAACTGCAAAGACAAGTACAAGACCTTTCACAATGAGCTGGTATGAATATTCCAGGTTCAAAAGGCTCATGCCGTTATCTATACTTGCCATAATCAATGCACCAATGATAGCACCTGGAACTGTTCCTTCACCACCTAAAGTACTTGTTCCGCCAAGGATTGCAGCGGCAATTGCGTCAAGCTCCATATTTGTTCCAGCACCAGATGTTGCTGCGTCAAGTCTTGATGTTAATACAATTCCTGCCAGTGCAGACAAAAAACCCATCAAAATGAAAATCTTCATGGTGACCTTTTTAATGTCTATACCAGAAAGTCTTGCAGCTTCTCTGTTACCACCAATCGCATAAACATATTTGCCAAATGTTGTGTTTTGAGAAACAAATGTCAACAATATTGTGAATATTACAAGAATTAACACAGGAATTGAAATTCCTTCATAGCTTATCATAACCCCTGTGAACACTGCAATTAAAGCAATTATAGCCACTGCTTTTGCCACTTCAAGCCCTATAGGTAAAACTTCTAAGTTGTACTTTTTTCTCTTATTTCTCTGATTGATTGTAAGCAACAAGTAACCTACTATCAATATAGCTCCAAATAGAAGACTAAGAGGTTTATTAAGGTATCCCTGTCCAATAAATCTAAAACTTTCTTTAAAAGGCGATATAGTAATTCCTCTACTTGCTAAGAGCACTCCACCTCTGAAAATAAGCATTCCTGCCAATGTTACAATAAATGCAGGGACGCCTCTATAAGCAACCCAGTATCCTTGCCAAATACCTATTAAAATACCCACAATAAGTACGGCTATGACTGTTGCAGGAGTTGACCACCCATTCCATACCTGAAGTACACCAGCAATAGCTCCTGCAAAACCAACAACAGAACCAACTGAAAGGTCAATGTGTCCTGCAACAATTACAAATACCATTCCTATTGCAACAAGTGCAGTGATTGCCATCTGTCTTGCAAGCATTGAAAGATTTCGCGGTGTCAAAAAGTTTCCATCTGTTAATATGGTGAATATTGCCCAGATGAGAAGAATGGCTATTATTAGAGTATATGTCCTTAAGTTTTTCTTCCAATTCATTATTACCTTCCTCCTGTTGCCAATGTCATAATCTTTTCTTGAGTTGCTTCTTCTGCAAGAAGCTGACCAGCAATTCTGCCCTTTTGCATAACAAGAATTCTGTCGCTCATGCCCAGAATTTCTGGCAGCTCTGAAGAAATCATTACAATACCTACTCCCTGTTCTACAAACTGATTCATCAGATTATAAATCTCGTATTTTGCACCAACATCAATACCGCGTGTTGGCTCATCCAAAATCAAAATCTTTGGATTTGCCAGCAGCCACTTTGCAATTATAACCTTTTGCTGGTTACCGCCACTTAAGTTCTCAACTCTTTGGAAAGGTGAAGCTATTTTTATCCTCAACTTGTCTACAAAATCAAGTGCTGTTCTCAGTGATTTTGATAGATCTATAATACCTCCATTTACAAACTTTTGATAATTCGGAAGCAAGATGTTGTCTTTTATATCCATTAAAAGGACAAGTCCATATTGTTTCCTATCTTCAGTAAGATAACATATTCCATGGTCAATAGCTTGGCGTGGATTTTCTATACTGATTTTTTTTCCTTCAAGCCAGATTTCACCTTCTTTTCTACCAGGGTACGCTCCAAAAATACTCATGAAAAGTTCTGTTCTTCCTGCACCCATCAAACCTGATATTCCTAATATTTCTCCTTCTTTTATTTCAAAGCTGACATTATCAATTATCTTTTTTTCAGGGTTATCTTTGTCATACACAGAAAAATTCCTAACTTCCATAATTGTTCTTTTAGGTTTATGTTGCACTTTGGGGTAACGCTGGGTAAGTTCACGACCCACCATTCTTCTTATTATCTCATCTTCTGTAAGATTAGAAATTGGATCAGTCGATATTGTCTTGCCATCTCTTAAAACTGTCACAGTATCTGCTATCTCAAAAATTTCTTCAAGCCTGTGAGAAATATAGATACATGTAACACCATGGTTTTTGAGGTCTTTCAGAATCCTAAAAAGTTGTTTTGTCTCGCCTTCAGTTAAAGCTGCAGTTGGCTCGTCAAGAATAAGGATTTTACTATCTTTTGATATAGCCTTTGCTATCTCAACCATCTGTTGCTGACCAATTCCTAAATTTTCTACTTTTTCATAAACATCTATTTCTATATTGAGCTTTTCAAAGAGCTTTTTCGACTCGGCATAAACTTTATTCCAGTTGATTATGCCATTTTCTACAGGTTCCCTGCCAAGAAATATATTCTCGCCAACAGTCATTCCTTTAACCAGCGTTAGTTCCTGGTAAATTATGGCAACTCCTGCATGTTCACTGTCTTTGATATTTCTAAAATGCTGTTTCTTGCCTTCTATAAAAATGTCGCCACTGTAGGTACCATATGGATAAACTCCACTCAAAATCTTCATGAGCGTAGACTTTCCTGCACCATTTTCCCCAACAAGAGCATGAATTTCACCCTTTTTAACCTTAAATGTAACATCGTCAAGCGCCCTGACTCCTGGAAATTCTTTTGTTATGTGAACCATTTCAAGAATATATTCGCTCATCTTGACTTACCACCTTCACCCATTCAAAATTAAATTCTGAGAAGGGGCACACACCACCCCTCCCCAGAAAATCAGCCAGGTTTTATAGCTGAAATCTCAAATTACTTCTTTCCATAAACCTGCTCTTTTGTAAACCAACCACTCTTAATAAGCACTTTGTCAATGTTTGACTTGTCAACTGCAACTGGTGTCAAAAGTATTGATGGTACGTTTATCTTACCATTGTAAACCTTGCCGTTGACTCCCTTGAGTTGAGAAACCTTCTTACCTTTTGCAAGCTCAACAGCAACTTCTGCAGCTTTCTTTGCAAGCAGTCTTACATCCTTGAAAACTGTCATTGTCTGTGTACCCTCAATAATTCTCTTAACAGCAGCCAAATCAGCATCCTGACCTGTTACAACAACCTTTCCTGCAAGACCCTGAGCCTTGAGTGCCTGAATAATTCCACCTGCTGTTCCATCGTTTGGAGCCAAGATTCCCTGGACATTGTTCTTTGCTGCAGTGAGTGCATTCTCACAAAGTCTCATAGCCTCTTCTGGTTTCCAATCTTTTACTGGCTGGTCAAAGAGAACTTTGACTTTCCCACTCTTAACAAGAGGTTTGATGTACTTCATAGCACCTTGATAGAAGAGTGTTGCGTTGTTGTCTGTTGGTGCACCTCTGAATACAAAGTAGTTGCCCTTTGGAACTTTAGTTGTAAGATATTTTCCTTGAAGTTCTCCTACTTTAATATTGTCAAATGAAATATAGAGGTCAACATTTGCGTTTCTTATCAATCTGTCATAGGAGATTACTGGTATTCCTGCTTTATGTGCTTCATCAATTATAGATGTGAAGACTTCTGCATTGTTTGGAACAATTACAAGGACGTCTACACCTTGGCTAATCAAATTTTCACATTGTTCTTTCTGCTTTACGTCATCCATATTAGCTGCTTGTACTAAAACTTTTGCACCAAGCTTTGTTGCTGCTTTTACAAACTCATCTCTGTCTTTGTGCCATCTCTCTTCTTGAAGCGTTGCAAGAGAAAGACCAATTTTAATCTGTTTTTTCGACGACTTAGCTTTTACGTAATTAGGAACAAACGCAAAGCCAATTCCAATTATAAATGTTATGGCAATAAAAATAGCAACAATTCTTAATAGTGACTTTTTCATTATAACATGACCTCCTCAATCAATTTTTTTGTTTGATTTGCAATATCATTTTAACAACAAACATTTAAATTAGCACTATTATTTTTTGTCTTATTAGTGGAATTATTAAAAATGTCTTATAAAGTGAATAGTACTTTTTTGAAATCAAAAAAGTACTATAGGTAAGTTGCAAACAAAATGTTATAATGAAGACTGAGGGAGGAAGCAATAAAAGATGAGGACTAAACTGCAAAAATTCAGCTTTCAGATTATGGTTGTCGTCAGTACAGTAATATTTGTAGCAATTGTTCTATACGATATTTATAATATACGATTTATTAACATCTCTACCAAAAAGGTTAATCTTAAAAACTCAACACGTGTAATGATGATACTTCCCCAAAATCAAACATATTGGAACTGGTTTTTAGATCAATTTGAAAAAATTTCCGAAAAATACGGAATATTACCTGATATTGTATTTTACAACACTTCCTCAGAAGCGTATAAGTTTTTAAAGCTAGCTGAGGTTGTAAAACCAGATGCAATTGTAATGTGCAATATATATAATTCTAAAGAAATAGCCTATGTTCTATCTTCTTTAAAAAATAAAGGAATTTTCTTAGCTTCTCTGTTTAACGATATGCTATTTAGATATGAAGATGTATTTGTCGGTATTGATTATTATTACAAAGGAAAAATTGCAGGGAAGATTATATTTAAAGTACTTAGTGAAAAGAAAAATATTCCAAGCAAACTGAAAATTGCAATTGTAAACCCTCTTTACACAATTATTGGTGGCACACTTGAAGTAAAGGGGCTTGTGGATTTTCTTAAAGGAAAGGGTATCAAGAATGTAACAATAAAGAATTTCAATTTTGATTATCCCTCTTTTCCCCCTGAAGAGGTGGCAAGGCAATTAATTCTTGAAAATACGCAGAAATTTAACGTTATTTATGTGGGAAGTGAAACAGAAACTATGGCAGTTGCCCAAAATATTCTGACATTTAATAAGCTTGACCAGTTTATTATAATCGGTGCTGGAACCAACGAGAAATTGCAAAAGTATGTAAAAGAAAAAATAATCAATGGAATTATAAATGACAACGGACAGTTAATAGCCCAAAAGTTATGTGAAGCATTACTTAGCTGGAAAAAGTTTGGCCATGCTTCTTCTTACATCTCAACCAACTTTGAAGTGATTGAATAAGGTGAGAAAAATGAAATTTTTTTCTGTCCAGAGCAAACTGCTCGCGTTTTTCTTTATTTTAATTGCTTCTTTGTTAGCAATAGATATTTTGATCCAATATAATAATAATTATCTCATAAGTTTAGTAAATGAAACCTTTGATACAATCAATACAATTAATAGAACAAAACAAGATATAAATATACTCAACTCCAGTATTCAACAGTATTTAGTTGCAGGCGACTCAGACTCAATGCTTGCGGTTTACGGTTCTTTAAATTCAATAAATGAAAAGCTTTTTATATTGGAAAATAAAATACTTGGAAAAGAAGAGTATTTATACTACACAAATCTTTCAGCTATTTTTGACTATTTAAATAAATTAGCAGAAAAGCTTGTAATATACAAAAAAGCGAATCTGCCTCTCTCAAAGGTTTATT
It contains:
- the xylF gene encoding D-xylose ABC transporter substrate-binding protein — its product is MKKSLLRIVAIFIAITFIIGIGFAFVPNYVKAKSSKKQIKIGLSLATLQEERWHKDRDEFVKAATKLGAKVLVQAANMDDVKQKEQCENLISQGVDVLVIVPNNAEVFTSIIDEAHKAGIPVISYDRLIRNANVDLYISFDNIKVGELQGKYLTTKVPKGNYFVFRGAPTDNNATLFYQGAMKYIKPLVKSGKVKVLFDQPVKDWKPEEAMRLCENALTAAKNNVQGILAPNDGTAGGIIQALKAQGLAGKVVVTGQDADLAAVKRIIEGTQTMTVFKDVRLLAKKAAEVAVELAKGKKVSQLKGVNGKVYNGKINVPSILLTPVAVDKSNIDKVLIKSGWFTKEQVYGKK
- a CDS encoding xylose ABC transporter ATP-binding protein is translated as MSEYILEMVHITKEFPGVRALDDVTFKVKKGEIHALVGENGAGKSTLMKILSGVYPYGTYSGDIFIEGKKQHFRNIKDSEHAGVAIIYQELTLVKGMTVGENIFLGREPVENGIINWNKVYAESKKLFEKLNIEIDVYEKVENLGIGQQQMVEIAKAISKDSKILILDEPTAALTEGETKQLFRILKDLKNHGVTCIYISHRLEEIFEIADTVTVLRDGKTISTDPISNLTEDEIIRRMVGRELTQRYPKVQHKPKRTIMEVRNFSVYDKDNPEKKIIDNVSFEIKEGEILGISGLMGAGRTELFMSIFGAYPGRKEGEIWLEGKKISIENPRQAIDHGICYLTEDRKQYGLVLLMDIKDNILLPNYQKFVNGGIIDLSKSLRTALDFVDKLRIKIASPFQRVENLSGGNQQKVIIAKWLLANPKILILDEPTRGIDVGAKYEIYNLMNQFVEQGVGIVMISSELPEILGMSDRILVMQKGRIAGQLLAEEATQEKIMTLATGGR
- a CDS encoding sugar ABC transporter substrate-binding protein: MRTKLQKFSFQIMVVVSTVIFVAIVLYDIYNIRFINISTKKVNLKNSTRVMMILPQNQTYWNWFLDQFEKISEKYGILPDIVFYNTSSEAYKFLKLAEVVKPDAIVMCNIYNSKEIAYVLSSLKNKGIFLASLFNDMLFRYEDVFVGIDYYYKGKIAGKIIFKVLSEKKNIPSKLKIAIVNPLYTIIGGTLEVKGLVDFLKGKGIKNVTIKNFNFDYPSFPPEEVARQLILENTQKFNVIYVGSETETMAVAQNILTFNKLDQFIIIGAGTNEKLQKYVKEKIINGIINDNGQLIAQKLCEALLSWKKFGHASSYISTNFEVIE